One segment of Deltaproteobacteria bacterium DNA contains the following:
- a CDS encoding rhomboid family intramembrane serine protease: MIPIRDTIRSETYPVVNSLIIAINVLVFFTELSQGQRLNEFIYVYGLVPARYSVSEISAYFTTGQQVVAFLTFLFLHGGFLHLLGNMWFLYIFGDNVEDRLGHFRYLAFYLLCGLASGTSHLALNWHSEIPTIGASGAIAGVMGAYFILYPRAKVLTLVPIFIFFHFVELPAFLFLGIWLLIQFLSATGASAQAGGIAWWAHIGGFVFGVIFLKLFEILPEFGAGKRFRDLTKKRSTPRLQVIRPAGVGNDPNLHAVISVSEREALFGARKLVNIAQGFKKKTFLLTVPPGVSEGSRLRLRGMGRQMPEGAKGDLFLKVQIRG; the protein is encoded by the coding sequence ATGATCCCTATTCGAGACACCATCCGGTCAGAGACCTATCCAGTCGTCAACAGTCTCATTATTGCGATCAATGTCCTGGTTTTTTTCACAGAGCTGTCCCAAGGGCAAAGACTCAATGAGTTTATCTACGTTTACGGTCTTGTCCCGGCCCGATATTCTGTCTCCGAGATCTCAGCATACTTCACCACCGGGCAGCAGGTTGTGGCTTTTCTCACGTTTTTGTTTTTGCACGGCGGTTTTCTTCACTTGCTGGGCAACATGTGGTTCCTTTATATCTTCGGGGACAACGTGGAAGACAGGCTCGGGCACTTTCGATACCTCGCCTTTTATCTGCTGTGCGGATTGGCTTCGGGGACCTCACATCTGGCTCTCAACTGGCATTCCGAGATACCTACTATTGGAGCCAGCGGCGCCATCGCGGGTGTTATGGGCGCATACTTCATACTCTATCCGAGAGCCAAGGTGCTGACTCTTGTGCCGATTTTTATCTTTTTCCATTTTGTGGAACTCCCCGCGTTTCTTTTTCTCGGCATCTGGCTCTTGATTCAGTTCTTGAGCGCCACTGGCGCCTCAGCCCAGGCAGGGGGCATTGCCTGGTGGGCCCATATTGGGGGCTTTGTTTTTGGCGTCATTTTTTTGAAGCTTTTTGAGATCCTGCCGGAATTCGGAGCGGGCAAGAGGTTTCGGGATCTTACAAAAAAACGGTCAACCCCTCGTCTCCAGGTGATCCGTCCTGCCGGTGTTGGAAATGACCCAAATTTGCACGCGGTTATCTCTGTGAGCGAGCGCGAAGCCCTTTTTGGAGCGCGCAAATTGGTGAACATCGCCCAGGGTTTCAAGAAGAAGACTTTTTTGTTGACCGTGCCGCCAGGCGTTTCAGAAGGAAGCAGGCTCCGCTTGAGAGGGATGGGGCGACAGATGCCGGAAGGGGCCAAGGGGGATCTTTTCCTTAAAGTACAAATCAGGGGCTGA
- a CDS encoding adenylate kinase — protein sequence MNILTFGPNGSGKGTQGAIVKEKYNLPHIESGAIFRDNIGKGTEIGVKAKEYIDRGELVPDEITIPMILDRLKQDDCKNGWLLDGFPRNKEQAIKLDEALKAASLDLDVIIEVILDREIAKDRIMGRRLCVNDNNHPNNIFIDAIKPDGDKCRVCGGDLTSRSDDQDEEAINKRHSIYYDTGTGTMAAAYYFKDIAEKNEKIKYITLDGAPGVKEVTAELMSKL from the coding sequence ATGAACATTTTGACCTTTGGACCAAACGGTAGTGGCAAGGGAACCCAGGGAGCCATCGTGAAGGAGAAATATAACCTGCCCCACATTGAATCGGGTGCGATATTCCGTGATAATATCGGGAAAGGCACGGAAATCGGCGTCAAGGCCAAAGAGTATATTGACCGCGGGGAATTGGTGCCGGATGAGATCACCATCCCGATGATTCTTGACCGTCTAAAACAAGACGACTGCAAGAATGGATGGCTTCTGGATGGGTTTCCCAGAAACAAGGAGCAGGCTATAAAGCTGGATGAAGCCCTCAAAGCCGCCAGCTTGGACCTGGACGTAATAATCGAAGTAATTCTGGATCGAGAAATCGCCAAGGACCGCATTATGGGACGCAGGTTGTGCGTTAACGACAACAATCATCCTAACAACATTTTCATCGACGCCATAAAACCCGATGGCGACAAGTGCCGGGTGTGCGGTGGTGACCTGACAAGCCGGTCCGATGACCAGGACGAAGAGGCCATCAACAAACGTCACAGCATCTACTATGACACGGGAACCGGCACAATGGCCGCAGCCTATTATTTTAAAGACATTGCCGAAAAAAACGAAAAGATTAAATATATTACACTTGATGGAGCGCCTGGCGTTAAGGAAGTGACAGCGGAGTTGATGTCAAAGCTCTAA
- a CDS encoding response regulator — protein sequence MAYTPEILIVDDEPRMCDSLKILLGNEGYKTKTAYSGQQALQCLVKQHIDLVLLDIVMPDMNGLEVMDLINKQKLDTLVIVITGHASVDSAVGSLRKGAYDYLRKPFEFDQLLKRVKNALDQKRLKKEYEIINGKLELSEKRYQCLVNNSPDIIYTLGLDGSFTYVNPAWERVLGHKTDEVLGKRFADFAGKEAPGHCLRLFRRVEDEYETIRDASCELIHKDGSSRLFGMSAAPNLDSHGNVTGTVGALKDVTEQRKLETQLAQTQKIQAVGTLAGGIAHDFNNLLMGIQGRTSLMLLNISSDHPHFEHLKGIESIVESGASLTKQLLGFARGGKYEAKPTNLNELIDNSAQMFGRTKKEIVIHTSYQKDIWTSEVDRGQIEQVMVNLFVNSWHAMPGGGRLYIQTKNVPLQGEDVRPFGAKPGNYVKISVRDTGTGMDEATRSRVFEPFFTTKEMGRGTGLGLASAYGIIKNHAGIIAVDSKKGEGTTFDIYLPVSEKEIPEQPDLPVSLMRGTESVLLVDDEDIIIDIGQEILEEMGYEVFLARSGKEAVEVYEKNKGKIDMVILDMIMPDMGGGEAYDKMKEIQPQVKVLLSSGYSVEGEASEILARGCDGFIQKPFSATQLSHTIRQVLSG from the coding sequence ATGGCCTACACACCTGAGATTCTGATAGTCGACGACGAACCTCGTATGTGCGACAGCCTGAAGATCCTCTTAGGCAATGAGGGTTATAAGACCAAAACAGCGTACAGCGGCCAACAAGCCCTGCAATGCCTTGTCAAGCAACATATTGACCTTGTCCTTCTGGACATAGTTATGCCTGACATGAATGGCCTCGAGGTCATGGACCTTATCAACAAACAAAAGCTGGATACGCTCGTAATCGTCATCACTGGTCATGCCTCTGTGGACTCGGCAGTTGGATCTTTGAGAAAAGGGGCCTACGACTATCTCAGAAAGCCATTTGAGTTTGACCAATTACTCAAAAGGGTAAAAAATGCCCTGGACCAGAAAAGACTCAAGAAGGAATATGAGATTATTAACGGAAAGCTAGAGTTATCAGAAAAGCGATATCAATGTCTCGTCAATAATTCGCCGGACATCATTTACACCTTGGGACTGGACGGCTCCTTCACCTATGTCAATCCTGCATGGGAAAGGGTCTTGGGACACAAGACCGATGAAGTACTAGGCAAGCGTTTTGCGGACTTTGCCGGAAAAGAGGCTCCTGGCCATTGTCTCCGGCTCTTCAGGCGGGTGGAAGACGAGTATGAGACTATCAGAGACGCATCCTGCGAGCTGATACACAAAGACGGATCTTCCCGTCTCTTTGGCATGAGCGCCGCCCCCAATCTGGATTCACATGGAAACGTCACCGGGACAGTGGGAGCCTTGAAAGACGTCACCGAGCAACGGAAATTGGAAACCCAGCTTGCGCAAACACAGAAGATCCAAGCAGTCGGAACCCTTGCCGGAGGTATTGCTCATGACTTCAACAACCTACTCATGGGTATTCAGGGGCGAACTTCTTTGATGCTTCTAAACATCAGTTCTGACCACCCACACTTCGAACATCTTAAGGGCATTGAGAGTATAGTCGAAAGCGGCGCCAGTCTTACCAAGCAACTGTTGGGTTTTGCAAGGGGCGGGAAATATGAAGCCAAACCAACCAATCTGAACGAGTTGATCGACAATAGCGCCCAGATGTTTGGCAGGACCAAGAAAGAGATAGTGATTCATACGAGCTACCAGAAAGATATCTGGACATCAGAAGTGGACCGGGGCCAGATAGAGCAGGTAATGGTAAACCTTTTCGTCAATTCATGGCACGCAATGCCTGGAGGGGGGAGGTTATACATTCAAACCAAGAATGTTCCGCTCCAGGGGGAGGATGTCAGACCCTTTGGCGCCAAGCCGGGCAATTATGTGAAGATATCTGTTAGAGACACAGGCACAGGCATGGATGAGGCCACTAGAAGCAGGGTGTTTGAGCCGTTCTTTACCACAAAGGAAATGGGCAGAGGCACGGGCCTTGGACTTGCTTCAGCCTATGGTATCATCAAGAATCATGCCGGTATCATTGCTGTTGACAGCAAAAAGGGGGAAGGAACGACCTTTGACATTTATCTCCCCGTCTCGGAAAAGGAGATCCCGGAACAACCTGACCTTCCCGTTTCCCTCATGCGAGGAACCGAGTCTGTGCTTCTTGTGGATGACGAAGACATCATCATTGACATTGGCCAGGAAATCCTGGAAGAAATGGGTTATGAGGTGTTTCTGGCAAGATCCGGCAAAGAAGCGGTAGAGGTCTATGAAAAAAACAAGGGGAAAATCGATATGGTCATTCTCGATATGATCATGCCGGACATGGGGGGCGGTGAGGCCTACGACAAAATGAAAGAGATCCAACCTCAAGTCAAAGTCCTTCTATCAAGCGGCTATAGCGTGGAAGGTGAGGCAAGTGAGATACTGGCTCGGGGTTGTGACGGGTTTATTCAAAAACCTTTTTCCGCAACACAGCTCTCCCATACCATACGACAGGTCCTAAGCGGTTGA
- a CDS encoding N-acetyl-gamma-glutamyl-phosphate reductase, which produces MPVRTAVIGATGYAGAELVRILSGHPLSELTMITSRQYAGALFSDIYPAMAGIVNLRCQAFSENAVSQGADVIFTALPHKASMGIVPGLIDQGKKVIDLSADFRFKDPAIYEAWYEPHQAKDLLKSAVYGLAEIYGDRIRNASLVGNPGCYPTSVLLPLLPLVKAPFVDLHNMVADSKSGASGAGRSVSLASLFCEVNEGFKAYKVAEHRHNPEMDEILSLFSGRAVRITFTPHLVPMTRGMLTTIYIGLKKPVSTEDVASCLDSFYANKPFVRLCRPGGFPNTTHVRGTNYCDIGFKVAQHTRRLIMVSAIDNLVKGASGQAVQNMNIMLGFPETAGLDHVPFPL; this is translated from the coding sequence ATGCCTGTCAGGACAGCAGTTATCGGAGCAACCGGCTATGCTGGGGCTGAGCTAGTAAGGATTTTGTCAGGTCATCCTCTTTCAGAATTGACCATGATTACTTCTCGCCAGTATGCGGGCGCTCTTTTTTCGGATATATATCCGGCCATGGCTGGAATTGTGAATTTGAGGTGCCAGGCTTTCTCGGAAAATGCTGTGTCTCAAGGGGCAGACGTGATCTTTACCGCGCTGCCTCACAAAGCGTCAATGGGTATCGTGCCAGGTCTCATTGATCAAGGCAAGAAGGTCATTGATCTTAGCGCAGATTTCAGGTTTAAGGACCCTGCGATTTATGAGGCATGGTATGAACCTCATCAGGCAAAGGACTTGCTTAAGTCGGCTGTGTACGGGCTTGCCGAGATCTACGGTGATCGTATTCGCAACGCCTCACTTGTGGGAAACCCCGGTTGTTATCCCACCAGCGTCCTTCTTCCGTTGCTTCCTCTGGTGAAGGCGCCTTTTGTGGACTTGCACAACATGGTCGCGGATTCCAAGTCGGGCGCAAGTGGCGCGGGACGGTCGGTGAGCCTTGCCTCCCTTTTTTGTGAAGTCAATGAGGGCTTTAAGGCGTACAAGGTGGCCGAACATCGCCACAACCCGGAAATGGACGAGATATTGAGCCTTTTTTCCGGACGTGCTGTCCGCATCACCTTCACACCCCACTTGGTCCCTATGACGCGGGGGATGCTAACCACGATTTATATAGGCCTGAAAAAGCCTGTGTCTACCGAAGACGTCGCATCATGCCTTGATTCATTTTATGCAAACAAGCCTTTTGTCCGCCTTTGTCGACCTGGCGGATTTCCGAACACCACGCACGTGAGAGGGACAAACTACTGCGACATCGGGTTCAAGGTGGCCCAGCACACGAGACGATTGATCATGGTGTCAGCTATAGACAACCTCGTAAAGGGGGCCTCCGGCCAGGCGGTGCAGAACAT
- a CDS encoding class II fructose-bisphosphate aldolase gives MSAQVLQTLLAELEGSVTLDADGNMSVQDEKKLRGVPIDILANKAAFGEPGQQAVARWLMWELGQALGIYPASINELYMARGRGEVPCDFTVPAINLRAMAYDSACAVFRAALQRNVGALIFEIARSEIGYTDQRPAEYLSVVMAAAIKEGYRGPLFVQGDHFQMNAKKFKADPDAEFNAVADLAAEAIRAGFYNIDIDTSTLVDLSYSTVDEQQRNNYEVCAKLTTLIREREPEGVTVSVGGEIGEIGEKNSDETELRAYMDGYKRSLPKGMVGLSKISIQTGTSHGGVPLPDGTLAQVKIDFNVIKELSKVARDAYGMGGAVQHGASTLPDEAFNQFVQNEATEVHLATGFQNIVYDHEAFPAELRQRIYDHIKTAHAKERKEGQTEEQFIYKTRKKGLGPFKAELWGLPEDVRSAIRTSLEEKFGFLFDQLNVGNTMEVAKRYTPHVKMHRHLVDYQEKDAGLEDTSELAD, from the coding sequence ATGAGCGCTCAAGTATTGCAGACTTTGCTGGCTGAACTGGAAGGCTCGGTGACCTTAGATGCTGACGGGAATATGTCGGTTCAAGATGAAAAGAAACTCCGTGGCGTCCCCATAGACATCCTGGCCAACAAGGCGGCCTTTGGAGAACCCGGACAACAGGCCGTTGCCAGGTGGCTCATGTGGGAGCTGGGGCAGGCCTTGGGCATCTATCCGGCATCTATCAATGAGCTTTATATGGCCCGGGGGCGTGGTGAGGTCCCCTGCGATTTCACGGTGCCGGCCATCAACCTGCGCGCCATGGCCTATGACAGCGCCTGTGCCGTCTTCAGGGCCGCCCTTCAACGCAACGTCGGGGCGCTGATTTTTGAGATCGCCCGCTCTGAGATTGGCTACACTGACCAGCGACCGGCCGAATATCTAAGTGTGGTTATGGCAGCGGCCATCAAGGAAGGTTATCGAGGGCCTCTCTTTGTTCAGGGGGACCACTTTCAGATGAATGCAAAGAAGTTTAAAGCCGATCCGGATGCCGAGTTCAATGCTGTGGCCGACCTGGCGGCAGAAGCCATTAGGGCTGGATTCTACAATATTGATATAGATACATCCACCTTGGTAGATTTGAGTTATTCGACGGTAGATGAGCAACAGCGAAATAACTATGAGGTTTGCGCAAAGCTGACAACCTTGATTCGTGAGAGAGAGCCTGAAGGGGTTACCGTCTCAGTAGGTGGGGAGATCGGCGAGATAGGCGAAAAGAACAGCGACGAGACCGAATTGCGGGCCTACATGGACGGCTACAAACGGAGTCTGCCCAAAGGAATGGTTGGGCTTTCAAAGATCAGTATCCAGACCGGCACGAGCCATGGCGGCGTGCCCCTGCCTGACGGGACCCTGGCCCAGGTCAAGATCGATTTCAATGTGATCAAGGAATTGTCAAAGGTGGCCCGCGATGCCTACGGGATGGGCGGGGCCGTCCAGCACGGGGCATCGACGCTGCCTGACGAGGCATTTAACCAGTTTGTGCAAAACGAGGCGACAGAGGTGCACCTGGCTACCGGGTTTCAGAATATCGTATACGACCATGAAGCGTTTCCGGCCGAACTTCGCCAACGCATCTATGATCACATCAAGACTGCTCATGCAAAAGAACGTAAAGAGGGCCAGACAGAAGAACAGTTCATCTATAAGACACGCAAGAAGGGCTTAGGACCTTTTAAGGCAGAACTCTGGGGGTTGCCAGAAGATGTGCGAAGCGCCATTCGAACCAGCCTTGAAGAGAAGTTTGGCTTTCTCTTTGATCAGCTCAATGTGGGAAACACCATGGAGGTGGCCAAACGCTACACGCCGCACGTGAAAATGCACAGGCATCTGGTCGATTATCAGGAGAAGGACGCTGGGCTGGAGGATACGTCAGAGCTGGCAGACTAG
- the infA gene encoding translation initiation factor IF-1 has protein sequence MAKEEAIEVRGKVIQDMSHGTYRVELENKHRILAHPCGKMRKYSIKILPGDTVTVELSPYDLSRGRITYRFSGR, from the coding sequence GTGGCCAAAGAAGAAGCAATTGAAGTACGCGGTAAAGTCATTCAGGACATGTCCCACGGCACCTACAGGGTGGAACTGGAAAACAAACATCGGATACTTGCGCATCCTTGTGGAAAGATGCGGAAATATTCAATAAAGATCCTGCCAGGGGACACGGTCACCGTTGAGCTTTCACCATATGACCTGTCGCGAGGAAGGATTACATACCGCTTCAGCGGCAGGTAG
- the rpsI gene encoding 30S ribosomal protein S9 — protein sequence MAESYYGTGKRKTAIARTWLKPGTGTITINRRLIDDYFGRETAKMIVEQPLVLTDTYGSFDVNVNVSGGGMSGQAAAIRHGITKALLKVKPEFRLVLKKAGFVTRDPRIKERKKYGQKGARAHFQYSKR from the coding sequence ATGGCCGAATCCTATTACGGAACGGGAAAACGCAAAACCGCCATAGCCAGAACATGGCTGAAACCTGGAACCGGGACCATAACCATTAATAGGCGGCTGATTGATGATTATTTTGGCAGAGAGACCGCCAAGATGATCGTGGAACAGCCTCTTGTGCTGACTGATACATACGGGAGCTTTGACGTGAACGTCAATGTTTCTGGTGGTGGTATGTCCGGACAGGCTGCTGCCATTCGGCATGGCATCACCAAGGCTTTGCTTAAGGTCAAACCGGAATTCAGACTGGTCTTGAAGAAAGCAGGCTTTGTGACCCGCGATCCCAGGATCAAAGAAAGGAAGAAATACGGTCAAAAAGGGGCTAGGGCCCACTTCCAGTATTCAAAACGTTAG
- a CDS encoding HDOD domain-containing protein produces the protein MKPRTDRLFDRIRTSKNLPTLPHILLRLVEACNSQGCTIKDISRIIDKDPSLCAKVMRMVNSSHYGLASRVTNIEQALLLLGTDAIKNVAISAAVFQVFGKAKGNGAFKLKQFWHHSLLCAIIAELIAKKTSHGSPEEAFLAGLLHDIGKLVLFVNFPAEYTNILKSCNNKADLPQVEETHLGATHAEVGAWMIEKWHLQSFMADAVLYHHEPVARILDALPLVKIVFVANALSRDPVDQDDLTFKIAQEVFGFSRSDVEDLLAQGKDQVEQIAQSLGMEIESPEVPQSPLSDNAHQKELGLVRSVRDASLLQGTLRNLLEAGEQKSILEIVSQGIQVLFDVNRILFLLHDHKRDALVAKEGLESTQENLVKELVISLQTKNCLPVQSLKQRIPLDSFGHLKKVDLAIIDNQIIRLVQREGILCLPMIANKQAVGVILLGIGQARGASLCKQINLLTMLANQAALALHADNMRQAQSRLVQSERLAAASAIARKVAHEVNNPLGIIKNYIKILGLKLSGEDPAQEELKIISEELDRVALIVDRLSDFSEPEARQTEPVNVNALLSDLVKITREPFMLDAKINVHLELEPSLPTIHSEKNALKQVFINLVKNAVEAMPRGGNLYIVTECAPKTLGEQSQEGLQDAFDSVDISIRDEGHGIPDTIRSRLFEPFVTSKKGEHAGLGLSVAYNIIKELNGAITCESSDKTGTTFRIILPIRKEHRITGGGKDGLHT, from the coding sequence ATGAAACCGCGTACAGACCGGCTTTTCGATAGAATCAGGACATCCAAGAACCTCCCCACGCTTCCCCATATTCTGCTAAGGCTTGTTGAAGCCTGCAATAGCCAGGGATGTACAATTAAGGATATTTCCCGGATAATTGATAAAGATCCTTCGTTGTGCGCCAAGGTCATGAGAATGGTCAACTCTTCTCATTATGGTCTAGCGAGTAGAGTGACCAACATAGAACAGGCCTTGCTCTTGCTGGGCACGGATGCCATCAAGAATGTGGCCATAAGCGCCGCCGTCTTCCAGGTTTTTGGCAAAGCTAAGGGCAACGGCGCCTTCAAGCTGAAGCAGTTCTGGCACCACTCTCTGCTGTGTGCCATCATAGCCGAGTTGATCGCCAAAAAGACCTCGCACGGCTCCCCTGAAGAGGCGTTCTTGGCCGGACTCCTTCACGACATAGGAAAGTTGGTTTTGTTCGTCAACTTCCCCGCTGAGTATACTAACATATTGAAATCATGTAATAATAAGGCCGACTTACCCCAGGTCGAGGAAACGCATCTTGGGGCCACGCACGCAGAGGTAGGGGCATGGATGATCGAGAAGTGGCACCTGCAATCGTTTATGGCCGATGCGGTTCTTTACCATCATGAACCAGTGGCCAGAATCCTTGACGCTCTGCCGCTGGTCAAGATTGTCTTCGTGGCCAATGCCCTGAGCAGAGATCCTGTTGATCAGGACGACCTCACATTCAAGATCGCCCAGGAGGTTTTTGGATTTTCCCGCTCCGATGTTGAAGATCTTTTGGCGCAGGGCAAAGATCAGGTTGAGCAAATAGCGCAGTCATTGGGCATGGAAATTGAGTCGCCTGAAGTTCCCCAATCCCCTCTTTCTGACAATGCTCATCAAAAGGAACTTGGCTTGGTTCGCAGTGTAAGGGACGCTTCCCTGCTTCAAGGCACCCTTCGGAACCTTTTGGAAGCCGGCGAGCAAAAATCGATCCTCGAAATTGTCAGCCAGGGCATCCAGGTTCTATTTGATGTGAACCGCATCCTATTTCTGCTCCACGACCACAAGAGAGATGCTCTGGTTGCCAAAGAGGGACTGGAATCAACGCAAGAAAATCTTGTCAAGGAATTGGTTATTTCTCTTCAAACAAAGAACTGTCTTCCGGTTCAATCCCTTAAACAGAGAATTCCTCTGGACTCCTTTGGCCATCTCAAAAAAGTGGATCTTGCGATTATTGACAATCAGATCATTCGATTGGTTCAAAGAGAAGGAATCCTGTGCCTCCCCATGATCGCCAATAAACAGGCTGTAGGAGTAATACTGCTGGGCATCGGGCAGGCCAGGGGGGCCAGTTTGTGCAAACAGATAAACCTTTTGACCATGCTTGCCAACCAAGCAGCCCTGGCCCTTCATGCCGATAACATGAGACAGGCTCAATCAAGACTGGTTCAGTCCGAGCGTTTGGCAGCAGCTTCGGCCATTGCCAGGAAAGTGGCTCACGAGGTGAACAACCCCTTGGGAATCATTAAGAACTACATCAAGATTCTCGGACTGAAATTGTCTGGTGAAGATCCTGCTCAGGAGGAACTAAAGATCATCAGCGAGGAGCTCGATCGTGTGGCTCTCATCGTTGATAGACTATCTGATTTTTCCGAACCCGAAGCCAGGCAGACCGAACCTGTAAACGTAAATGCACTTCTGTCCGACCTTGTCAAAATCACACGCGAACCCTTCATGTTGGACGCCAAGATAAATGTCCATCTCGAGCTGGAGCCTTCCTTGCCGACCATTCATTCGGAAAAAAACGCCCTAAAGCAGGTCTTCATTAACCTTGTGAAGAATGCCGTGGAAGCGATGCCCCGGGGAGGGAACCTTTACATCGTTACGGAGTGCGCCCCAAAGACATTGGGGGAACAATCACAGGAAGGCCTGCAAGACGCTTTTGACTCTGTGGATATAAGTATCCGGGACGAAGGACACGGGATTCCCGACACTATAAGGTCGCGGCTCTTCGAACCCTTCGTTACCTCAAAAAAGGGCGAACACGCCGGGCTCGGTTTGTCCGTTGCGTACAATATTATTAAAGAATTGAATGGCGCCATTACTTGCGAAAGCAGCGATAAGACCGGAACAACCTTTAGGATTATTCTGCCGATCAGAAAAGAACATAGGATAACCGGTGGAGGTAAGGATGGCCTACACACCTGA
- the rplM gene encoding 50S ribosomal protein L13, producing MMKTYSAKSKEVDRKWYVVDAKGQVLGRLASFIATRLRGKHKPIYTPHVDTGDHVIVVNAAKVALTGRKWDQKVYYRHSGYMGGLKSTTANQLLQKRPGDLIVYAVRGMLPKNRLGRQMLRKLKVYAGSDHPHTAQQPEQIQM from the coding sequence ATGATGAAAACTTACAGCGCAAAGTCCAAGGAAGTGGACAGAAAATGGTACGTTGTTGATGCCAAGGGGCAAGTATTAGGGCGTCTGGCAAGCTTCATTGCCACTCGCCTCCGGGGAAAGCACAAGCCCATCTATACGCCCCATGTAGATACCGGAGACCACGTCATAGTGGTCAACGCCGCCAAGGTCGCTCTCACCGGCAGGAAGTGGGACCAGAAGGTCTACTATCGCCACAGCGGTTACATGGGGGGGCTCAAATCTACGACTGCCAATCAGCTTTTGCAGAAGCGCCCTGGGGATTTGATCGTCTACGCGGTTCGTGGGATGCTTCCCAAAAACAGACTTGGGCGCCAGATGTTGAGAAAGCTGAAGGTTTACGCTGGCTCGGACCATCCGCATACGGCGCAGCAACCAGAACAAATACAGATGTAA